The DNA segment ACATGTtcataataaaaagaaaaaaaaaagaagaaatacaaGGTATTTAATCGAAATCGacttatttttatttcgagTGTGAAGATTTTAAGGACGAACATTAAttgtattaattaaataaaacttTGATAGATATTTTAATTATGTACGATTTATTTTAGTTACACACACACGCATTATGCATTTTTATAATTGTACGATATTAACGCGAGAATGAATGAAACACGATTGTTAGCTGTGTCCTTTCTTATCGACGGAGTAAGAAACGTGTCGTGACACAGTGCGCGTACAAAATGTATAAGTCCGCCGCGCGATGGCTGCGTAACATCAACGTTGCTCCGCGGTGTTTTCTGATCCCTCCTTATTTTTGTTTACCTTTTAGTTTGTTTAAAAATGTTGTAGAGGCTTTCGTTTATTCCTTTAGGATCGCAGAGTGTTGGTACAGCGTGTCTTTCGCATCGAGAATGAAGAACGCAAAGGCCAAAGCAAGGTAAATGAATCCTTCACGTTCTAATAGGCCCGAGTTAATTATACTTGTTGCTTCTACCACTCGGAACTGATTTTATATTTATCCTTCCTCCTTAATGTTGTCACACTATGCTCTCTGTTAATCGAGGAATTATTCTGACCGATCAAGCGACTAAAATTTCATTACGGTTCCTTCCTAATATCGAGAAtaagaaatttatatttaacCTGGCGGATGTATTGATTTTTCTTCCCTATTGACGGCACACAATAGGCGCCACCAATTTATTCGTTCACGTGGTATCAAACGTGTTTCGTTTCTACCTTTCTTTTctgttttaatattttataattgTTTATAAATATTCTATCTCCCATTAGATGTGTATACACTATCTTTTTATAAAGtgtaatattatatacatatatatatatttttttaatttaaatatattacaaaaaattaaaaagtatGCTTCTATTTAGTATACTAATGCGATGCATTTTTAGACAGTGTATGGAGCGGTTTGGAGATCATGGAGGATATTTTGATGTCGTGGTACGTCCAATGATGCAACAAGGGCACGAAGGAGAATTATGCGGCTGGTTAAAGGAGATGAGCTTAATTAGGACTGTTTCCACTTGCCCGCATCCAGAATGCAAAGGAAGAAGCCTAGCTTGGAATCAGGCGAGAGTCGTAGATAAATATAGTTGGTCTTGCCCAAACTGTTCGAGGAAACAATCTATTAGAGAAAACTCGTTTTTCCTTGGAGTCAAATGTGACCTGAAAATGTGCCTTCAACTGATATTAGGATGGTGTCAAATGATACCTAGCGAACTTACTGCCAGTTATTTAGGTATGTGTCGTGGAAACTCTATTGAAACCTTAAGTATTATTATATAAGCAAAATTTTGTTTGCTttcagaaattaaaaaacacaTAGTTAAGAAGATATATGAAAGGTGTGATGAGGTTTCTGAAAATTATGTAGTGAGTCATCCCGAGGACTGGGTTCTTGGAGGTCAAAgtgcaatattaattgtggatgaATTTCCTAACGGTTACATGACTGAAAATCCTTCTGATGTAACTAGTGCTAAGAAGCGCAACAATAATTCTCATACAATAGTGTGTATAGCGGAGGCGAATACAATACCGACTAGAATGTGGCTTCATATGATTGAAGCACTTCCAGAGGTATTACGGTCTTTATGTGTAATTATTAAACGTTATGTTGTCCTTactgttcttttttttaatattgtctttGATTTTAGCCAGTAAAGGTAGACAAATCCCAAGGGGTCATCGACAAATGTAATATAGTTAAAGAAGCTTTAAAAGAGATTACAAAACACAGTGCTCCTGGCAGCTACATTGTAGCGAATAATCGAGCTCGTTGCTGTAGCTTTGAAATGCTGCGAGAATTGAAGCAATACAAAGTGATTAGCGTAGAACAGTTGCAGAAGTTCGATCCACCAGGAAGAAATAAACTTCTAAATAATCTAGGTATGTCTTTTTATACTTTTTCCATTTTTGCTTTTTTAAACCTTAGAAGTATTGCTATGCGATATACATGATTTCATTGCGATATCACTATATCCAATTATCattaataaaataatgtatACCTTAGAAACGATTTGGCAAACTGGTGTCGAGATCTGCGAAGAAATTCAAGAAACTACCCATACTCTAGGACAACGTATAATATCGAAACATTTATGGAGGCAGAGATTCGGTACGTCTCCTTCTACGGCATTTCAATATATGCTTAACCACATCGCAGAATGTTATCGCTTCATCTAAACCGATCCTCTGCGGTGTTTCCTAACTAATTTTAGTGTACTTTTCTACCATACAAAGCAATATCGAATGCTagtgaataatttttttttttctaacgaTACGAATTCGTAAAAGAACGTTCTGAAACGAATTAACGTACCGTAAATGCAAGAGGATGTTGACTACCAGTTGATTCGGTGATCTATAATATCCCAGATTGCACAAGTTGCACAAAATGGCCTTATTAAAATTAGGAAGTATAAGTGTACATACTGTAGAATATATCTTCGTAGAAAGGTATCACGATTTAATGTTTCACCGAAACACGCACTTTGTGTCTTCCAAATATCAAAATATTAATCATTTTTTTAAACTTAGATGTTTATGATAATCGTTGATTAGTTAGGATTAAAACATTATATATGAGGTAATGAATCTGTTAAAGCACACGCGAAACCTACCGGTTCACTTATACATTTTCAACTTTTCTATGGATTTAGATTGAAGAGTTAGCTATTGAAAGACTGATGGTGATATTGATGTAATACCAAATCATTGAATACATCAAGATCAATTGTAACATTTCGTTGACATTTTGTAGTTGGTGTAGTGGTTTCGAATACTCGTAACAAAAATTTGGAAAAATTGATTCACGATAAAATACTATTCTTTGCCTTACAAAAAAATTAGCTAATTCGGAACGATATATTCAATACCAGGTGCAATTAGTACCGATacttaaattaatattaaatatagttACGGATCCGCAAATGATTGTCAATTTATATTGTACCATTAATACTTAACAACAGTTGTGTAATACTTAACGAGGGACTAGAGTTTTATCCAAAGTTTTACACCAGTATTATTCCATACAATATACTGTAATCGTCTATACCTTAATGTAAGTTAAGAGCACATTTATATCTTGTTCGAATTATATAGTCGGTTTCCCTGACTTTAGTTGATGTTCACTGGTTCAGCGACATCGTGGTTTAGCAATTATATTATGTTATCGTCTTGTGATAAAACCGACTTTGTGATATAGTACCATTAGTTTTATTCGTTTCTTCAGTTGTAtcgacaaaaagaaaaaaaaatgaatagaTTATGAAGATTGTAAAATTTTTGAAAAGTTTTCGCGCGAACAATGTGATAATGATGTTACTTCGTGTGGTGAAAAATGATATATTAAAAGTTGAGAAGAAAATTATTTTGTAAGTTTATAGAATTTAACGCACTGTGTACTATATACGATTAAGACTTTTATATTCCTATGTAGTTTTTACTATCATTTTATAAACTTACATAGCGCGCGATATTAAGAAAGGGATTATAAAACTTTTACACTCGAAATGTTCTAACTAAAACAacattcaatatttttataacgATTGATCGTCTAGCAATATTGTTGTAATTGTACGTGTTTTGTACCAAATTGTAAAATGACGAGAAACGTATAACGCATCATATAAGTTCGAAGCTATGTTTAAATACCAAATAAAGcaatattatttcatatattGTGCCTAATGTACGCATCGGATAAGAAAATTCTAGGAACATTTAGATAAATCTTTATTTATAACAAAATAAAGATAAAAGATAAAATGCATAACAAAAATATGTTTCGATCAGTAAAAAATTGTACAAGTAACATATTTTTCTCGCATTACTCGCTTTTTTTATGAGATTCTCGATGTCAAATGTTTTCAGTATGTTTTCTAGTATCGCATCGCAGCATCTGCAATTGCAATTATGAAAATTCATCGTTCATAATTTCTCTATATTCTTTCTGATCCTGTACCATTCTACGAAAAACTCGATATTTTTGAAGATGATAccttgaaaaaaaa comes from the Xylocopa sonorina isolate GNS202 chromosome 1, iyXylSono1_principal, whole genome shotgun sequence genome and includes:
- the LOC143431737 gene encoding uncharacterized protein LOC143431737 — its product is MYKSAARWLRNINVAPRCFLIPPYFCLPFSLFKNVVEAFVYSFRIAECWYSVSFASRMKNAKAKARQCMERFGDHGGYFDVVVRPMMQQGHEGELCGWLKEMSLIRTVSTCPHPECKGRSLAWNQARVVDKYSWSCPNCSRKQSIRENSFFLGVKCDLKMCLQLILGWCQMIPSELTASYLEIKKHIVKKIYERCDEVSENYVVSHPEDWVLGGQSAILIVDEFPNGYMTENPSDVTSAKKRNNNSHTIVCIAEANTIPTRMWLHMIEALPEPVKVDKSQGVIDKCNIVKEALKEITKHSAPGSYIVANNRARCCSFEMLRELKQYKVISVEQLQKFDPPGRNKLLNNLETIWQTGVEICEEIQETTHTLGQRIISKHLWRQRFGTSPSTAFQYMLNHIAECYRFI